A window of Phoenix dactylifera cultivar Barhee BC4 unplaced genomic scaffold, palm_55x_up_171113_PBpolish2nd_filt_p 001293F, whole genome shotgun sequence genomic DNA:
CCCAAGTTGCTAACCACATCCTTACCACGCATGCCATACGAAAAGAAGGGTGGATTTAGCATTGCCTGCCTCATTTTGCACTACACCTCTAAGAAGATCCGTGCAGGcatgtttagtctcatatcgattattcgtcgaagagatcttggatacttatacagaactaaGGAACCTAAAAACAATATCTTCCGGttagtctttttggatgaggtcctggctTGTAacgaatggtatcagagcgaactcgGTCCATGGCCTATGTGGACTAAAGACACTACAGTACAGATTCGTAGAGGCTGACCACAGGcctatcgtggtgcttgtgattagatttgaatgaatttaaacTCTTAGCATGATGAAGACATTAGGGATTGAatggagggagtatgtgaggatacgtgcgggtgtgtgtttagtctcacatcggttatttgtcgaaaaaatcttggatacttatacaagactaaagaacttaaaaaaaaataccttctgactagcctttttggatgaggtcctgagttgtgatACCCTCACTGCCAAATCACTTATTTCACTGCACTGGAAGAAAACTCTGCAGCAGGAGCAGGAGGCGGAGAGAAGGAGCTCAACATGTTAATCAAACGTTTCATGAGGGGCTTTGAGCATCTTCATACAAAGTTTACAGAAAACCTAAGAATTGGTAGTAAATGAGCTCATAGTCTAATACTTATAAATGCATGATGAGTTAATGGCATGTATTGTATTCTACAAGGTTTGTAGTTTTGGCCAAAGCCAATCCTTTTGCACCAGACTGAGCCGGAAGGGACCCCTAAAGCTTCTGTTTCAGTACTGTGTTTGTTCTTGTCAGTTTCAGTTGAAACTGAAATGGTTGAAGCCTAGTTTCAGTGTTTTCAGCAAAAACTGGTCATAAATACAATGTCGACTTTGGGCTgcctttcttttctattttccaATTGAAAGAGGGGATATCATTCACAGATGACAAAGGGAACTATTTTCTCAGAACAAAACAGGAACTTTTgtggattttcaaaaaattggaattaattggatttggtaCTAAAAATCTAAGTGTCAGGTAGCTTTTACCTGATGAAAAACAACTTCTGGGATTTTTGAGAGATTTCTTTAAGAGCAAAGTGAATAAAAGGTTGATTTGTACAGTAAACTGAGCCCCTGAATAGTGGATTCTCAAGATTTATGTTCAGATTTGCTGCATATTAGTTTAaacattaaaataattttgatgaCGCATATTTTCTATTTCGTATTTCAATACTATATAAATGATAAATTATATGTTGTTACTTGGTGCTTGATATAATGGTAAGTTATATACATTATTCATATCTACATATAGTTTTACGTAATTGCGCTTCACTTTTGCAGGCATTTAAGTGGTTAGGATAATTAAATTGTCGATGAACATTCAAGCATCACATAGCACATTAACATCTAATTGATTTTTCAAAGATTTTTATAGTTCTGTTATCAAAGATTTCAGAATGATtgaaacaattaaaaaattaacactCCTCTATCAAGAAATTGTGCCCAaattaaaacaagaaaaaaggggggggaagaaaagataaaatagagtGCATGCCAACAGAGTAGCCCTGATTGTATCATGAGTTATGAGCGCATTAGTTGTTCGAATTATATAACGCTTTTGGATTGCATCCTGCCCTAAGAAAAAATTCAGAATAATTCCCTCAAGAGCAAGGTTTGCTATATTGGTACAGATCACTGTACCAGTACCTTATAGGTACTGTTTGGTATAACCACATACCAACTCATTATAAGTTATTGGAGAAGAAATAAGAGCTGTATATATTTCGGAACAATAATTTATCGAGCCTGGATACAATATCGGTGCCTTATTGATACAGTATGATACATCTAATACCTGACTATACAAGTTGCTGCATTAAACCATGCTCCAAATTTGATAATGACAAGTGCCCCATATCCTAATAAATATGATCATGCAACTCCATAACCCAAAGAACTTTAGCATTCTTCTTCTTAGGGCTTTTTCCCACCGGTGTTGGCTTTGGAGGGGCATAAAACATATTAGACAAACAAGGCAAGGACTTGGAAGCAACTAAACAATTAATGATATTCCTTGCGTGGAGATGAAGTTGAAAGCCCTAGACAACAATCATATTACAAAATCCAATTAGAAGCCCTGTTCTGATTCGTATGATGAATCGATGATTGAAGTCGTTCACTAAGGCGGTAATTTAGCATGTAATTCGTTAGGAGACAACCAAAACTATTCCACGGTTAATACCTCATGCAGTCTTGACTTTAACCCAAAATATTATGTTTTGAAGAGTAGCGTTTCATCTGCATGCAGACATCCATGCGCCAACAGAACATTAAAGTAGTGAATCCTTCACGGCCCAGGCCATAGGATTAAGTAGCAGGCTTTGATGGGTAAAAATGATGCTGATGTAAGAACTATACTCTTCTTTACGAAGTTCAGAATTTCATATATCTCTGTTTAATTTCCGTCAAATCATTCACTGTCAATTTAATTTGGACCCATGATTCAATAGTGAATATTGGAGATGGACAGATGCTAGGGCCTACGACTCTACATGTTCTCACTGCAAACATCCACTGATGATTAATAGGACCATTTCAACCAGAGAACTTGATGGAAATATGAGGATCCGAACTCATTTGCTTCGGTAGAAACAATCAATCCACCAGTCTGAGAAAGAGTTATAGcaagaagaagagcaagaagGAAACCACGCTAGTTTAATACATGTAAATAAGAACACACACTGTGATCAACAGTAATATTATATCTTAACACTCGGTGCTGCATGTCAATACATATCTGTGCATATTTATATAGAACTAACTGGGATGCCCTTATTCAATGATACAAAAGCAAGGCAACCCCATGAGCAGCATGATCACCATGGCTAAGCCCGGGGAAAACATACTGAGCTCAGCCATGGTATGGAACTACACTGATGGTGCTCACCCTTGCCCACCACCGTACCCGGATCCGTATCCAGATCCGTACCCGGATCCGTATCCAGACCCCCCTCCAGAGCCTGATCCATATCCCgacccgccgccgccgccgccgccgccacctcctccccctccttcgCCATGTCCTGCATTCACACCAGCACCGCTGCCGTAGCCTGATCCACCACCATATCCCGACCCATAACCGGAGCCACTCCCACCAGCACTCCCATACCCGGAaccacctccaccaccaccaccaccaccttcgCCTCCACCTCTCCcaccccctccttttcctcccCCAGAGCCATACCCCGAACCATAACCGGAGCCACTGCCACCACCGGCTCCATAACCAGACCCacctcctccaccaccaccgccgCCACGTCCGTAGCCTCCCCCAGCTCCCTCACCACCACCATACCCATGGCCTTCTCCAGAGCCATACCCAGAACCATAGCCTGAGCCTAACCCAGAACCTCCGCCACCGCCACCTCCGCCACCAAAACCACCACCTCCACCGCCACCGGTAGCATGAATCACCACCCTTGCGGCAGCTATGAGCTCCACACCGAGCAATAGCAGGAGTACTGCAACACCTACAACTTTCGAACTCGCCATGCTAAAGGACTCGCGCGCCAACGGGACTCTGCTGGGTCGGGCAAACAAAGTATGACTAGGTAAGAGTATTTATAGCCGTTGCATGCAATTTTATTCGGTATATTTTGGGAGCAAAATGACAAACGGGGGATTCCAGGTGTGCCGCACTTCGACGTAGTCGTGGCGCGGGCCAGGCCCGCTTTGCACCCACTTTTTGGAGGAACTTGTGACCCGAGTTCACCCATGTAGCTAGGGAGACCCATCTCCTCATTAGTGGTTCTCCTATCAAGAGGGAAGTGGGCGGCCCTACCATTATGGGCACTAGTGGATGTTTTAGACCATCGAGTGTGGTTCGAGCCTCGCATGTTATCTCGTGGGGCGAGTATCAGATCCCTGGTTATTTGGTAGCTGCTTCCTATCTTTCTCATGCGTCTTATCCAATTCCTAGGATGATTAGGATGGCCATTATCGGCCTTGGAGGGTAGGTGGCCTGTGGGTACGTGTCACACGCACCGTTCGCATTTGGCGGAAGCTTCGAGAGGTGGTAGTGCAAGAGAAAGATCGAAGATGTCGACCCTCAGATGTGACGCATTCAGTTGCCGCAAAGCATAATTTCAGTGAGGCAATGTTcaaacttatttttcttttgccaAAGTGGATGGCTTATACACTTCTGATATaaatatatctaaaaaaaaataaaaaacagcaAATCTTAGAGTACTTTGGGTAGCTCCTTTTTTCCAACCCATAAGATCTTTCGGAGTGGTCAGCCACCTACAGCGTCATCTAATCCGTAGCCTCATTAGCCTCTCTGTAAACATGCTCGGCCTAAAAGGCAACATTGCCACTTATCATGGCCTAAATATTTCGGAGCAGGGATGGCACCCACTTGGAGCCCCCCCAGATACTGGTTTCATTAGTCATCTAGTTGAACATTGTGCTCGTAATAGCAATTAGCCATGCAATGGTTATAAGCATGTTTACAGAGTTAGAAAGATAAACAAAAAACACACTCAACACTAGTCCAACCCAACCCAATCCAAGACCTGACTGTAGATTTTTTCAGCTCGTCATTTGCGCTGGTTGATAGTGTAGTTTGGGCTTGATTTAGTTGCACGGAGCAAGAGTTTACTATAACATTGCAAGTATGTTCGGAGCAGGAACCTCATTACATTCGGGTTGGATTTGGTTGAAGTTGGGTTGTTTGAGCTTCCAATCCAAGCCTCAGCTAACTTAATATCTAATTGACATCTTCCAAGCCAAGGTAGTTTTTATATTGTCTTGATTCagtcaaacccaatccaaagtAAAGTTTGGGTTTGGCCGAGTCAAGTTCTAACTGATGTAACCCGTTGCAACCCGTAGATCAAACAGACTAACCATTGCCTGAGGCTAGCGCTTAAAAATTCTCAATTATTATTAGGTTATGAGCACGACTCCAAAATTCCAGAAATTATGATAATATTTCCCGGTGTATTAGCTAAATGTTGTAATAGTGGTTCTAATTTTCAACACTCCAAGTTATATCCCATAGAATACAAATTCATAGCGCCATTTACAAAATGAAACCATCAATAAAAATACTTAATGGAAGGTAGCGACATTCATACTATaatgaagcaaaaaaaaaaaaaaagtctaactatataaaataaaaaatatcacaAGCAATTTGCTGCCAAAAATCATTTTTGTTGTAGTGCCCTTAGAGCTATAATGCTCTTTTAATATGCATGTATgtttatatgcatgcatgtatatatgttaGTGATTTTGAAAGGGTCTTGTACACTCCCCCCTGTGCAGATGGCATCCCGTGATCGAAATGTGCAAGCATGGAGCCAACAGGTCCCGCCGCCTACCAGCATGCAGCCTTGGGTAGTAGGATGGGTCATACTGTAGTCACTGAACCCATGGGGCTGGGCTGAGCCCGACTCGAGGCGCTCCGCGCTATACAGTGGGTTAGTAAAGGCGCATTTTAAGTATAGACCAAGAagcttaaataatattttttgatgagTTTTTTGGATGAAATCCAAAATTGTTACAAATTGTATCAAAGTGAATCTAGCCAACTACTTATGTGAATCAGAGGATACTATAATATGGATCTATTTAGACTAATCACGAGCTGATTGTGGTGTTTATTATTAGATTTATGGTATTAATGTATTTGGACCTTTAGGCTTGTGAGGATTCTAGAGCTTAAAATGGAGAGAATATGTGAGAATTCATGTAAGTTTGTGTTTAATCCTGCATCAGCTAaaacctaaataatatattGAGGCTAGTTTTTCTGAGTGAGGTCTGCCTTGTTACAGATATTTGGGCCAATAGTGCAACTGTGTGCACCTATGATATGCATCCATTTAGTGAGTAGTTTGGCCAATGGTGCAGTACCTATGGATTTCTGTTGGTTTTGATTCGGAGATACGACTGCAGTCACGAGGGATTCCAATTGCAGTACCTATGGATTTCTGTTGGTCTTGGGGGACACAGATTGTATAGGAGAGCATGGGAGGGTGATTAATTGTTTGTAATTTAAGCAAAGTCTTAGTCGAGAGGAGACTAAGACAATATACTCCAAAATTACCCGTGCCATCTTAACCCATTGATACAGTACTACAAGGTAAACACAGCCGGCTCGAAATGTACTATACACCCTGAACGACTCTTAACCATGAATAGATCGAGTGGAAGCCAATATTGTTTATAAATACAACAGGTGAAGTCTCACAAGTCCACAAGCATATGTAGCTGTCCCTCTCTGCAGCAGAACGGCCCAGCCATTTATTTAACCAAAAATCGGACTAAGAAAAATCTGCACAGATAAAGTATAATCACATAAGAGGAAAAGGGGACATATTGTTCCCCATCCTGAGCAAAATATTACCACAATGCATATATGTGAACTTGATAAAAATACTAGATGCAGAGCCCACTtgatctgaaaaactcaatgttGCATACAGTAGAATCTAGCAACAGTCAAGTAAAATGGTTACATTATCCTGCCCATCCAAGTTCGGAAAGAGCCTCATTTCCTCAGCCCTCGACAACATATACATTGTCCTTCCTTGTTATCATAAGTACAGATCTTAGCAACAACAGTTATCCATGAGAATACCGCAAAAAGATCCTCAAGTCACAAATGAAAAGCTATCATCTTGCAGAAATTGATGATATCTTGTGCATGATCATCGATTCAGCTGCATTGATTGCTCCCCAGGAACCCGTTATTGTGACCTTCCTGTTGACACCaatgataagaaaaagaaaaaaaaatcagaataaGTTGAACAATGCGTTCGCCAGTCTGAAAATAAGTACATGCAAGAGCATTACCTCTCAAATGTACCAGAAATGAAATCACCTCTATCTGATACTTTAATCCTTGCTCCGCTAACCTGCAACATTAGCACATTAAGTCTATTATTATAAGAATCAACCAACCCATAACCTCTAATTTTTTAGACTCTCATAACTATAATCATGGCAGGAAGACAAAATTACGATAGAAATTAGATTGACATAATATTATCAAACGTAATTTAAGCTATGATGATTTGAACATGAAAAGAACTAAAATTTTGACTGATGGATTGgatttggaacccaaacctaaaGGAAAAGTCAGAGTTGGTCTGACAAAATTGTAACAAATTAAAATAAAGCCAGATAAAAATAGCATAAAACTCAGAAACAATCTACGCTTTACTAAACTGTCGAATAAACATCACGGCTTAGTCCATAACCTAGACCACATACAAATTATCTCGCACAAGTCATACCAAACATCGGCCTAATTAACCATATGATTCACCAGAGGGGGAGGCTGAATGTGACAGAGAAATTAgttgtttttaattaatatagggTGATTGGGGGAGAGAATAGACTTCTGGTCGGATGCATGATTTACATAGTGTATGGAAAAACTGTGTACATTCATATGGAGCATGGCATCATCCATGTCAAAATTAACATTACAATGCCTAATAACAAGAGGTCTAACTAAATCATCAACAAATgatgatagaaatttttatttattatccaTTGGAACAATttagttttttaaaaataatattggattttatttattcaaaaaaactTTGAATAATGGAGTCTAATGTTAACCTTAGCAAGAACAAAATACAAACCGCTAACTATCACCATGGACTATTTTCTTTTACATAAGATTCCATTATAAGATGTCAAGATCTACTTCAAGTTGAGTAATtctttcagagaaccatttatAAATTTTTCCTGATCGaatttaaaattgaaatatactaTTCTATGAATTAGAAgatttcattaaaagaaaataaattaaaggaCCTAATCCTATAATGCACACCTGGCTGATCTCCATTATGTTCCTTCCTCCACGACCAACAACAGCTCCAATATGCTCATCTGCAACACCAATCATCAAAGAGTTGCCTCGGCTTCCAGAGGTCCCAGCAGATGACCTTGTAGAGACAAAAGTTGATGTCATAACCTACAGAGGCATTGAACAGATAATCTTAAACATAAAGAATCCAACACCAAGAGAGAAGTCTTAGATATTTTTATCACAAATCCAaggcaataaattttggagaaaAAAGCAATACAAAAAGAGAATAAGTCTGCTCAGTAGATCTCGGAAAAGGACATGAAATCTTACGGCATGACTTGCCAGAGTGTGGCTTTTCCGTAACATAAAATCAACCTGGCTTAAGATGTTTCATGTAGATGCTAATCACTAAGGAAATCAAAACTAAAGATGCTAACCTGTTCCTGTGGCTCAAGGTTGAAACTGGTGCATTTAAATTACATTATTTTCTTTAGATATCATTTTTCAGTTGCCAATAAATTCACCTATTACTTCTTTACTACTCTTTTTTGTAAGAAAAAAGTTAAATTGCAAAAGCAAATACAGTAAAGTGATATCTAAACCaagagaaaaagataatagatgcacaggaagaagaaaaatcatTGGCCAGTTCTTCAGAATGATGCAGTCAATACTTTAACAAGCCTTATCCCATCTATATAGGCTACTTTAAAAAAAGGTATAATTTAATGATTCAATGGAATCTCAGCTTCAAATCATCCGTCTGAACCTCTCTTGAAATTTTAGCCAAGGCATCTTTGGCCAAGAGAGGGGCTTGACTGACACAGAGAGGACAAAAGAAGCCAAATCTACTGATTGCAAACTGAAAGGTATAAGGCTGGTAACCAAAAAGCTACCCTCCGTGGGTCCTAGGTTTCGAAATCTAGATGACAATAGAAAAGGGCAGAATTTGATATGAGAAGAATCACCTGGATTATAGAAAGGTTTCAAACAAGACAGGGGATTAGCGTTCAATCTGAGTTAAAGTTAAGAGGCTGAAAAAGTTAAGAAAGTGATGGTATTGATGAAACATATAGAGAACTTTATATTATTTGAAGTACCATGTACCGTACAGGGCAGTATGGGATGTGCCTTACTGACCCGGAAGAAACATTTCAAGTATTCAAACATGTATACATAATGAAGAGCATCCTAAACTAATGATTTCACTCCTGGTTTGAAGATTCACCATCCAATGGAACAGAATGGATTGTGTCATAACTTGACTGATTTATGACGAGGCCTACTGAGCTTTTGGTGGATCAGCTGTCTCTAGGAGCAAGCAACCAACCACCCTTAAGTGTGTGTGTATACAATGCCACATGATCAATTGTTTAAGTATCAGAAAAACCGCCCTCCTTACATCATCTCATCAGGCCCATAGCTCATTTCCAACTGACAAACAATGCCCTTTATGTTCTTGCCTGCACAATCTTCATTTAGATTAAATGATATGTCTCTTGTATCCTCTTTAATTTAATATTGAATATCAGAAATTTCTGCTTTTTGACTTACATCCAGGCA
This region includes:
- the LOC103710392 gene encoding glycine-rich cell wall structural protein 2-like, whose amino-acid sequence is MASSKVVGVAVLLLLLGVELIAAARVVIHATGGGGGGGFGGGGGGGGGSGLGSGYGSGYGSGEGHGYGGGEGAGGGYGRGGGGGGGGGSGYGAGGGSGSGYGSGYGSGGGKGGGGRGGGEGGGGGGGGGSGYGSAGGSGSGYGSGYGGGSGYGSGAGVNAGHGEGGGGGGGGGGGGGSGYGSGSGGGSGYGSGYGSGYGSGYGGGQG